In Mauremys mutica isolate MM-2020 ecotype Southern chromosome 16, ASM2049712v1, whole genome shotgun sequence, one DNA window encodes the following:
- the TMEM119 gene encoding transmembrane protein 119 isoform X2: MSTQVVLAPHLFSDHEQVQFSQLQSPVWEMAAPATVCVLLMLMAPLCTTRSTRIQATVLDDNSGSGDNPGASILPSASVNLGVNPTSGTIAVNSVNGTLTSINIFNRIVNFFKEYMLLIIVVGSLVFVLLFIVCAAAIVRQKHKASAYYPSSFPKKKYVDQNDRSGGAKAFSEVPEKAPETHPEEPVDSSKQLQADILAAAQNLKSPAKVSMANGDGTKIEDKPPKEQEEGTKVEDDKQTAECVSKEEAAPQEKAEPAKETPAPSCTAETEAKEEEPPSTEEVQHVQQANESLPEELKECPGAADPVMQTPEDEKQDVCVPAAPDTGAAGV; encoded by the coding sequence AGTCCTGTCTGGGAAATGGCTGCTCCAGCTACGGTCTGTGTGCTCCTTATGCTCATGGCACCTCTGTGCACCACGCGATCGACACGCATCCAGGCGACTGTCCTGGATGATAATAGTGGGAGTGGAGACAATCCGGGTGCCTCCATCCTCCCCTCTGCGAGCGTGAATTTGGGGGTGAATCCTACATCTGGGACTATTGCTGTGAACTCTGTCAACGGCACCTTAACTTCAATCAACATCTTCAATAGGATTGTGAACTTCTTTAAGGAGTACATGCTGCTAATCATTGTGGTAGGGTCCTTAGTTTTTGTGCTGCTCTTCATTGTATGTGCAGCTGCCATCGTCCGGCAGAAACACAAGGCCTCTGCCTATTACCCATCTTCATTTCCTAAGAAGAAGTATGTGGACCAGAATGACCGGTCGGGGGGTGCCAAAGCTTTCAGTGAAGTTCCTGAAAAGGCTCCCGAGACGCACCCGGAGGAGCCCGTGGACTCATCCAAACAGCTGCAAGCTGATATATTGGCTGCTGCCCAGAACTTGAAATCCCCAGCCAAGGTCTCCATGGCAAATGGAGATGGGACCAAAATAGAGGATAAGCCCCCAAAAGAACAGGAGGAAGGGACCAAAGTGGAGGACGACAAACAAACAGCTGAGTGTGTTTCTAAAGAAGAGGCGGCTCCCCAGGAGAAAGCTGAACCAGCAAAAGAGACGCCAGCTCCAAGTTGCACAGCAGAAACGGAGGCCAAAGAAGAAGAACCTCCCTCCACTGAGGAAGTTCAGCACGTGCAGCAGGCCAATGAGTCATTACCAGAAGAGCTCAAAGAATGCCCCGGGGCTGCCGATCCCGTCATGCAAACCCCTGAAGATGAGAAGCAAGATGTGTGTGTTCCAGCAGCTCCTGATACTGGTGCTGCAGGTGTCTAA
- the TMEM119 gene encoding transmembrane protein 119 isoform X3 gives MAAPATVCVLLMLMAPLCTTRSTRIQATVLDDNSGSGDNPGASILPSASVNLGVNPTSGTIAVNSVNGTLTSINIFNRIVNFFKEYMLLIIVVGSLVFVLLFIVCAAAIVRQKHKASAYYPSSFPKKKYVDQNDRSGGAKAFSEVPEKAPETHPEEPVDSSKQLQADILAAAQNLKSPAKVSMANGDGTKIEDKPPKEQEEGTKVEDDKQTAECVSKEEAAPQEKAEPAKETPAPSCTAETEAKEEEPPSTEEVQHVQQANESLPEELKECPGAADPVMQTPEDEKQDVCVPAAPDTGAAGV, from the coding sequence ATGGCTGCTCCAGCTACGGTCTGTGTGCTCCTTATGCTCATGGCACCTCTGTGCACCACGCGATCGACACGCATCCAGGCGACTGTCCTGGATGATAATAGTGGGAGTGGAGACAATCCGGGTGCCTCCATCCTCCCCTCTGCGAGCGTGAATTTGGGGGTGAATCCTACATCTGGGACTATTGCTGTGAACTCTGTCAACGGCACCTTAACTTCAATCAACATCTTCAATAGGATTGTGAACTTCTTTAAGGAGTACATGCTGCTAATCATTGTGGTAGGGTCCTTAGTTTTTGTGCTGCTCTTCATTGTATGTGCAGCTGCCATCGTCCGGCAGAAACACAAGGCCTCTGCCTATTACCCATCTTCATTTCCTAAGAAGAAGTATGTGGACCAGAATGACCGGTCGGGGGGTGCCAAAGCTTTCAGTGAAGTTCCTGAAAAGGCTCCCGAGACGCACCCGGAGGAGCCCGTGGACTCATCCAAACAGCTGCAAGCTGATATATTGGCTGCTGCCCAGAACTTGAAATCCCCAGCCAAGGTCTCCATGGCAAATGGAGATGGGACCAAAATAGAGGATAAGCCCCCAAAAGAACAGGAGGAAGGGACCAAAGTGGAGGACGACAAACAAACAGCTGAGTGTGTTTCTAAAGAAGAGGCGGCTCCCCAGGAGAAAGCTGAACCAGCAAAAGAGACGCCAGCTCCAAGTTGCACAGCAGAAACGGAGGCCAAAGAAGAAGAACCTCCCTCCACTGAGGAAGTTCAGCACGTGCAGCAGGCCAATGAGTCATTACCAGAAGAGCTCAAAGAATGCCCCGGGGCTGCCGATCCCGTCATGCAAACCCCTGAAGATGAGAAGCAAGATGTGTGTGTTCCAGCAGCTCCTGATACTGGTGCTGCAGGTGTCTAA